Proteins encoded in a region of the Streptomyces sp. NBC_00258 genome:
- the hisN gene encoding histidinol-phosphatase, translated as MPDYRDDLRLAHVLADAADAATMDRFKALDLKVETKPDMTPVSEADKAAEELIRGHLQRARPRDAILGEEYGVEGTGPRRWVIDPIDGTKNYVRGVPVWATLIALMEAVEGGYQPVVGVVSAPALSRRWWAAKSHGAFTGRSLSSASRLKVSQVSRMKDASFAYSSLAGWEERSLLDGFLDLTREVWRTRAYGDFWPYMMVAEGAVDICAEPELSLWDMAATAIIVTEAGGSFTGLDGRPGPHSGNAAASNGILHDELLGYLNQRY; from the coding sequence ATGCCCGACTATCGCGATGACCTGCGCCTCGCCCATGTCCTGGCGGACGCCGCCGACGCCGCGACGATGGACCGGTTCAAGGCGCTCGACCTCAAGGTCGAGACCAAGCCGGACATGACCCCGGTGAGCGAGGCCGACAAGGCCGCCGAGGAGCTGATCCGCGGCCACCTCCAACGGGCACGGCCGCGGGACGCGATCCTCGGCGAGGAGTACGGCGTCGAGGGCACGGGCCCCCGCCGCTGGGTGATCGACCCGATCGACGGCACCAAGAACTACGTACGCGGCGTACCCGTCTGGGCCACGCTCATCGCGCTGATGGAGGCGGTCGAGGGCGGCTACCAGCCGGTCGTCGGCGTGGTCTCCGCGCCCGCGCTGAGCCGCCGCTGGTGGGCGGCGAAGAGCCACGGCGCGTTCACCGGCCGCAGCCTGTCGTCGGCGTCCCGGCTCAAGGTCTCGCAGGTCTCGCGCATGAAGGACGCGTCCTTCGCGTACTCCTCCCTGGCGGGCTGGGAGGAGCGCAGCCTGCTCGACGGCTTCCTCGACCTGACCCGCGAGGTGTGGCGCACGCGCGCGTACGGCGACTTCTGGCCGTACATGATGGTCGCCGAGGGCGCGGTCGACATCTGCGCGGAGCCCGAACTGTCGCTGTGGGACATGGCGGCGACCGCGATCATCGTGACCGAGGCGGGCGGCTCCTTCACGGGCCTCGACGGCCGCCCGGGCCCGCACAGCGGCAACGCGGCCGCGTCGAACGGCATCCTCCACGACGAGCTGTTGGGTTATCTGAACCAGCGCTACTGA
- a CDS encoding TetR/AcrR family transcriptional regulator, protein MPAARESLLDAAHTALGRRPWSAVRMVDVAAAAGVSRQTLYNEFGSKEGLARALVRREADAYLAGVERALVSRSEPRERLAAAAEWTVSAARGNALVRAMLTGCWAERLPSPTLSAVPSSSAVPAQRRADGPLPSPGDFVGLVRDRAVASLAVQGASKSEAAELARACELVVRLGVSCVLAPAGEGGTAGMVRDALTTVRSVS, encoded by the coding sequence ATGCCTGCAGCGCGGGAATCCCTGCTGGACGCCGCCCACACGGCGCTCGGACGCCGTCCGTGGTCCGCCGTGCGGATGGTCGACGTGGCCGCCGCGGCCGGGGTTTCCCGGCAGACCCTCTACAACGAGTTCGGGAGCAAGGAAGGGCTTGCGCGTGCGCTCGTACGGCGGGAGGCCGACGCGTATCTCGCGGGGGTCGAGCGGGCTCTGGTGAGCCGTTCGGAGCCTCGGGAGCGGTTGGCCGCTGCGGCGGAGTGGACGGTGTCGGCGGCCCGGGGCAACGCGCTGGTGCGGGCGATGCTCACGGGGTGCTGGGCGGAGCGGCTGCCCTCGCCCACCCTGTCCGCGGTGCCGTCCTCGTCGGCCGTGCCCGCTCAGCGCAGGGCCGACGGGCCGTTGCCGTCGCCGGGGGACTTCGTGGGGCTGGTGCGGGACCGGGCCGTCGCGTCGCTGGCCGTGCAGGGTGCGTCGAAGTCCGAGGCCGCGGAGCTGGCCCGGGCCTGTGAACTCGTGGTGCGGCTGGGGGTGTCGTGCGTGCTGGCCCCCGCCGGGGAGGGCGGCACGGCCGGGATGGTCCGGGACGCTCTGACGACTGTGCGGTCCGTGAGTTGA
- a CDS encoding PPA1309 family protein has product MSNTTSSGTPMAAGPLTRAVLEIDEYVSGLGWDQPARLFALVDTGQLRSQEPGLAERLGLTEDAPEGTLTPIEQDELPAGSPLDEFLGTIAWPDSVVGCALSVERLMLPPSAEASVPDGLDEKRLAKWVAEHPERQEVRMTVAVLRGGKRESALRLREKDAATDVLTGSDLVPGLAEALTATFAE; this is encoded by the coding sequence ATGTCCAACACCACCTCCTCAGGCACCCCCATGGCGGCCGGGCCCCTCACCCGTGCCGTCCTCGAGATCGACGAGTACGTATCGGGGCTCGGCTGGGACCAGCCCGCCCGCCTCTTCGCCCTGGTCGACACCGGCCAACTGCGCTCCCAGGAACCGGGTCTCGCCGAGCGCCTCGGTCTGACCGAGGACGCCCCAGAGGGCACCCTTACCCCAATTGAGCAGGACGAACTCCCCGCGGGCAGCCCGCTGGACGAGTTCCTCGGCACCATCGCCTGGCCGGACTCGGTGGTCGGCTGCGCCCTCTCCGTGGAGCGGCTGATGCTCCCGCCGTCCGCGGAGGCGTCCGTACCGGACGGCCTCGACGAGAAGCGGCTGGCGAAGTGGGTCGCCGAGCACCCGGAGCGCCAGGAGGTCCGGATGACCGTCGCGGTGCTGCGCGGCGGAAAGCGCGAGTCGGCGCTGCGGCTGCGCGAGAAGGACGCGGCGACGGACGTGCTCACCGGATCGGACCTCGTGCCGGGCCTGGCCGAGGCCCTGACGGCGACGTTCGCGGAGTAG
- a CDS encoding CBS domain-containing protein, producing MLVRDAMSTVVLTIGPAHTLRQAAALMSARRVGAAVVLDPDEGGLGILTERDILNSVGLGQSPDTERAHAHTTTDVVFAAPTWTLEEASLAMTHGGFRHLVVLDHGEPVGIVSVRDIIRCWAPLRQHAPA from the coding sequence ATGCTCGTCCGCGACGCCATGAGCACGGTGGTCCTCACCATCGGACCCGCTCACACCCTCCGGCAGGCCGCCGCGCTGATGTCCGCACGCCGCGTGGGCGCGGCCGTGGTCCTCGACCCCGACGAAGGCGGGCTCGGCATCCTCACCGAGCGCGACATCCTCAACTCCGTAGGCCTGGGCCAGAGCCCGGACACCGAGCGGGCCCACGCCCACACGACCACCGACGTCGTCTTCGCCGCCCCGACCTGGACGCTGGAGGAGGCGTCGCTGGCCATGACCCACGGCGGCTTCCGCCACCTCGTCGTCCTCGACCACGGCGAGCCGGTCGGCATCGTCTCGGTCCGCGACATCATCCGCTGCTGGGCACCGCTGCGACAGCACGCCCCGGCCTGA
- a CDS encoding catalase — MTQEAHVTQGPLTTEAGAPVADNQNSETAGIGGPVLVQDQLLLEKLAHFNRERIPERVVHARGAGAYGTFTVTADVSRYTRAHFLSEVGRQTETFLRFSTVAGNLGSADAVRDPRGWALKFYTEEGNYDLVGNNTPVFFIKDAIKFPDFIHTQKRDPYTGSQEADNVWDFWGLSPESTHQVTWLFGDRGIPASYRHMNGYGSHTYQWNNEAGEVFWVKYHFKTDQGIKNLTTEEAVNVSGLDPDSHQRDLRESIERGDFPTWTVQVQIMPAADAATYRFNPFDLTKVWPHEDYPPIEVGRLELNRNPENVFAEVEQSVFSPAHFVPGIGPSPDKMLQGRLFAYGDAHRYRVGVNADHLPVNRPHATEARTHSRDGLLYDGRHKGARNYEPNSFGGPFQTDRPLWQATANFTAGTGSHEAPVHSEDDDFVQAGNLYRLMSEDEKGRLIDNLAGFIAKVSRDDIAERAIDNFRQADGDFGKRLEAAVQALRG; from the coding sequence ATGACGCAGGAGGCGCACGTGACGCAGGGACCGCTTACGACGGAGGCCGGCGCGCCGGTGGCCGACAACCAGAACAGCGAGACCGCGGGCATCGGCGGCCCTGTTCTCGTCCAGGACCAGCTCCTCCTGGAGAAGCTCGCCCACTTCAACCGTGAGCGCATCCCGGAGCGTGTGGTGCACGCCCGTGGCGCAGGCGCCTACGGCACCTTCACGGTCACCGCCGATGTCAGCCGGTACACGCGCGCCCACTTCCTCTCCGAGGTCGGCAGGCAGACCGAGACCTTCCTGCGCTTCTCCACCGTCGCGGGCAACCTCGGCTCGGCCGACGCCGTCCGTGACCCGCGCGGCTGGGCGCTGAAGTTCTACACCGAAGAAGGCAACTACGACCTCGTCGGCAACAACACCCCGGTGTTCTTCATCAAGGACGCCATCAAGTTCCCCGACTTCATCCACACGCAGAAGCGCGACCCGTACACGGGCTCCCAGGAGGCCGACAACGTCTGGGACTTCTGGGGGCTCAGCCCGGAGAGCACCCACCAGGTGACCTGGCTCTTCGGCGACCGCGGCATCCCCGCCTCGTACCGCCACATGAACGGGTACGGCTCGCACACCTACCAGTGGAACAACGAGGCCGGCGAGGTCTTCTGGGTCAAGTACCACTTCAAGACCGACCAGGGCATCAAGAACCTGACGACCGAGGAGGCCGTGAACGTCTCCGGTCTCGACCCCGACTCGCACCAGCGCGATCTGCGCGAGTCGATCGAGCGCGGCGACTTCCCGACCTGGACCGTGCAGGTGCAGATCATGCCGGCGGCCGACGCGGCGACGTACCGCTTCAATCCGTTCGACCTCACCAAGGTGTGGCCGCACGAGGACTACCCGCCGATCGAGGTCGGCAGGCTGGAGCTCAACCGCAACCCGGAGAACGTCTTCGCCGAGGTCGAGCAGTCCGTCTTCAGCCCCGCGCACTTCGTGCCGGGCATCGGACCCTCGCCCGACAAGATGCTCCAGGGCCGCCTGTTCGCGTACGGCGACGCCCACCGCTACCGCGTCGGCGTCAACGCCGACCACCTGCCGGTGAACCGTCCGCACGCCACCGAGGCGCGTACGCACTCCCGTGACGGCCTTCTGTACGACGGCCGCCACAAGGGTGCCAGGAACTACGAGCCGAACAGCTTCGGCGGCCCGTTCCAGACGGACCGGCCGCTCTGGCAGGCGACCGCGAACTTCACGGCCGGCACCGGCAGTCATGAGGCCCCGGTCCACTCCGAGGACGACGACTTCGTGCAGGCGGGCAACCTCTACCGCCTGATGTCCGAGGACGAGAAGGGCCGTCTGATCGACAACCTCGCCGGCTTCATCGCCAAGGTCTCGCGCGACGACATCGCCGAGCGCGCGATCGACAACTTCCGTCAGGCCGACGGAGACTTCGGCAAGCGGCTGGAAGCCGCGGTCCAGGCCCTGCGCGGCTGA
- a CDS encoding Fur family transcriptional regulator, which translates to MSDLLERLRGRGWRMTAQRRVVAEVLDGDHVHLTADEVHARAVAKLPEISRATVYNTLGELVSLGEVLEVATDKRAKRYDPNAHSPHHHLVCAQCGAIKDVHPGGNPLADLPDSERFGFAVSGVEVTYRGVCPNCAAA; encoded by the coding sequence ATGAGCGACCTGTTGGAACGACTGCGCGGACGCGGCTGGCGCATGACCGCGCAACGGCGCGTCGTGGCCGAGGTCCTCGACGGCGATCACGTCCATCTGACGGCCGACGAGGTCCATGCGAGGGCCGTGGCCAAGCTGCCCGAGATCTCCCGGGCGACCGTCTACAACACGCTGGGTGAGCTGGTCTCGCTCGGCGAGGTGCTGGAAGTCGCCACGGACAAGCGCGCGAAGCGGTACGACCCGAACGCGCACAGTCCGCACCACCACCTGGTCTGCGCCCAGTGCGGTGCGATCAAGGACGTCCACCCGGGCGGCAATCCGCTGGCGGACCTCCCCGACTCCGAGCGCTTCGGCTTCGCGGTCTCGGGCGTCGAGGTGACGTACCGCGGCGTGTGCCCGAACTGCGCGGCAGCCTGA
- a CDS encoding UPF0182 family membrane protein, which produces MPDRGGGPTGPRIRVGRPSRRVRTLLMTLGVLAVLAMAFVMFAGFWTDWLWYRSVKYSSVFTTTLWTKIGLFFVFGLLMATAVGVNIWLAHRLRPPLSAMSMEQQSLDRYRMGVAPYKKWILLGITALVGLIAGASAAGQWRTWLLWVNGVPFNQKDPQFHLDIAFYAFDLPWYRFLLGFGFAAAILSVIAAALTHYLYGGLRITSPGARATAAATGHLSVLLGLFVALKAVAYWLDRYGLAVKSSDFKATDNWTGLRYVDANAYLPAKTILFCIAVICALLFFATLWRRTWQLPVIGFGLMVLSAILIGGLYPAIVQKFQVQPNEQAKEAPYVDKNIKATREAYGIDDAKVTDYSGKGGTENAEQIRKDADSAASYRLIDPNVVSPAFQQLQQERKYYQFPSTLDVDRYTDADGKEQDTVIGLRELNLNGIPKSNWINDHFTYTHGYGAVAARGTATGSDPPGSPDFSESGLPTTGDLGKYEQRIYYGEKTEQYSIVGGPQKELDYEENGEKTTSYKGKSGVNLANPINRAAYAVAFGEPQMFYSGAIGEGSRILYNRTPKERVEAVAPWLTIDGDAYPAIVDGKIQWIVDAYTTTNGYPYASRTTLGDTTADSLTDNQRAVVAQQNRVNYIRNSVKATVDAYDGSVKLYQWDTKDPVLKTWMKAFPDTVKPKTDISESLMEHLRYPQDLFKVQRELLTRYHVTDAAQFYSGSDAWQVPDDPTNKDSSAVPPYYLSLKMPGQNAQQFSLTTTFTPNGRPNLGAFMAVDADAASKDYGTIRLLRVTSTVRGPQQVQSELNSNADVAEFVRNLRGTDSDIEYGNLLTVPLNGGFLYIEPVYARGGTSNYPLLRKVGVAYGDQTVFKDTLAEGLNTVFGVDGEETTEPPPKDGETPKPPTTGDTDLAKAIADAEDAYTAGEEALKKGDWEAYGKAQEDLQDALQRAAEAEQKASSASGANSDADKEASGQQDGDQGS; this is translated from the coding sequence ATGCCGGACCGCGGCGGAGGCCCGACGGGGCCACGGATCAGAGTGGGCCGACCGTCCCGGCGCGTCCGGACCCTGCTCATGACACTGGGCGTACTGGCCGTGCTGGCCATGGCCTTCGTCATGTTCGCGGGGTTCTGGACGGACTGGCTCTGGTATCGATCGGTCAAGTATTCGTCCGTCTTCACGACCACCCTGTGGACCAAGATCGGCCTGTTCTTCGTCTTCGGACTGCTGATGGCCACGGCCGTCGGCGTGAACATCTGGCTGGCCCACCGGCTGAGGCCGCCACTGAGCGCCATGTCGATGGAGCAGCAGAGCCTCGACCGCTACCGGATGGGCGTGGCCCCGTACAAGAAGTGGATTCTTCTCGGGATCACCGCCCTGGTCGGGCTGATCGCGGGCGCCTCCGCGGCGGGACAGTGGCGTACGTGGCTGCTGTGGGTGAACGGAGTGCCCTTCAACCAGAAGGACCCCCAGTTCCACCTGGACATCGCCTTCTACGCCTTCGATCTGCCCTGGTACCGCTTCCTGCTGGGCTTCGGATTCGCTGCCGCGATCCTTTCGGTGATCGCCGCCGCGCTGACCCACTACCTGTACGGCGGGCTGCGCATCACCAGCCCCGGAGCGCGCGCCACGGCCGCGGCCACCGGGCATCTCTCGGTGCTGCTCGGTCTCTTCGTCGCACTGAAGGCGGTCGCGTACTGGCTCGACCGGTACGGCCTCGCGGTGAAGTCCAGTGACTTCAAGGCGACGGACAACTGGACGGGCCTCAGGTACGTCGACGCGAACGCGTATCTGCCCGCCAAGACGATTCTGTTCTGCATCGCCGTCATCTGCGCCCTGCTGTTCTTCGCCACCCTGTGGCGGCGCACCTGGCAGCTGCCGGTCATCGGCTTCGGCCTGATGGTGCTCTCGGCGATCCTGATCGGCGGTCTGTACCCGGCGATCGTCCAGAAGTTCCAGGTCCAGCCGAACGAGCAGGCCAAGGAAGCGCCGTACGTCGACAAGAACATCAAGGCGACGCGCGAGGCCTACGGCATCGACGACGCCAAGGTGACGGACTACTCCGGCAAGGGCGGCACGGAGAACGCGGAGCAGATCCGCAAGGACGCCGACTCGGCGGCCAGTTACCGGCTGATCGACCCGAACGTCGTCTCGCCGGCCTTCCAGCAGCTCCAGCAGGAGCGCAAGTACTACCAGTTCCCCTCCACGCTCGACGTCGACCGGTACACGGACGCCGACGGCAAGGAGCAGGACACCGTCATCGGTCTGCGCGAGCTGAACCTGAACGGCATCCCGAAGAGCAACTGGATCAACGACCACTTCACGTACACCCACGGCTACGGCGCGGTCGCGGCCAGGGGTACGGCGACGGGTTCCGATCCGCCGGGTTCGCCGGACTTCTCCGAGTCGGGGCTGCCGACCACAGGTGACCTCGGCAAGTACGAGCAGCGGATCTACTACGGGGAGAAGACCGAGCAGTACTCCATCGTGGGCGGCCCGCAGAAGGAGCTCGACTACGAGGAGAACGGCGAGAAGACCACCAGCTACAAGGGCAAGAGCGGCGTCAACCTCGCCAACCCGATCAACCGCGCCGCGTACGCGGTGGCGTTCGGCGAGCCGCAGATGTTCTACTCGGGCGCGATCGGCGAGGGTTCCCGGATCCTCTACAACCGCACGCCCAAGGAGCGCGTCGAGGCCGTGGCCCCGTGGCTGACCATCGACGGCGACGCCTATCCGGCGATCGTGGACGGCAAGATCCAGTGGATCGTCGACGCCTACACGACGACCAACGGGTACCCCTACGCCTCCCGTACGACGCTGGGGGACACCACGGCGGACTCGCTGACCGACAACCAGCGGGCGGTGGTGGCGCAGCAGAACCGCGTCAACTACATCCGCAACTCGGTGAAGGCGACCGTCGACGCGTACGACGGCTCGGTCAAGCTCTACCAGTGGGACACCAAGGACCCGGTCCTCAAGACCTGGATGAAGGCGTTCCCCGACACGGTGAAGCCGAAGACCGACATCAGCGAGTCGCTGATGGAGCACCTGCGCTACCCGCAGGACCTCTTCAAGGTCCAGCGCGAGCTGCTCACCCGCTACCACGTCACCGACGCCGCCCAGTTCTACAGCGGCAGTGACGCCTGGCAGGTGCCGGACGACCCGACCAACAAGGACAGCAGTGCGGTCCCGCCGTATTACCTGAGCCTGAAGATGCCGGGGCAGAACGCACAGCAGTTCTCACTGACCACGACCTTCACGCCCAACGGGCGCCCGAACCTCGGGGCGTTCATGGCCGTGGACGCCGACGCGGCCAGTAAGGACTACGGCACGATAAGGCTGTTGAGAGTGACCTCCACGGTGAGAGGTCCACAACAGGTGCAGAGCGAGCTCAACAGCAATGCAGACGTCGCCGAGTTCGTCCGCAACCTCAGAGGCACGGACTCCGACATCGAGTACGGAAACCTGCTGACCGTGCCACTCAACGGCGGGTTCCTGTACATCGAGCCGGTGTACGCACGAGGCGGCACGTCCAACTACCCGCTGCTGAGAAAGGTGGGCGTCGCCTACGGCGACCAGACCGTCTTCAAGGACACCCTCGCCGAAGGGCTGAACACGGTCTTCGGAGTGGACGGCGAGGAAACCACCGAGCCACCACCCAAGGACGGTGAGACCCCGAAGCCACCGACGACGGGCGACACCGACCTGGCGAAGGCCATCGCCGACGCCGAGGACGCCTACACGGCCGGCGAGGAAGCGCTCAAGAAGGGTGACTGGGAGGCGTACGGCAAGGCCCAGGAGGACCTTCAGGACGCGCTCCAGCGCGCCGCCGAGGCCGAGCAGAAGGCCAGCTCGGCCAGTGGCGCCAACAGCGACGCCGACAAGGAAGCAAGCGGTCAACAGGACGGTGACCAGGGCAGTTGA
- a CDS encoding tetratricopeptide repeat protein: MDVMGDKATLLETGRFVQPSDRDETGEAAEEARRRLAAEAGDVEAMSVLGAMLLRRGDLDGAEPQLRAATAAGDRAAANNLGVLLHQRGYAEEAAGWWRIAAVAGSAAAAHALGRHHRERGDEPAAEYWLRQSAEQGHALGAYALADLLEHRGDAGTGDWMRAAAERGHREAAYRLARTLDRKAVQAGEDEGDNGVAATIAAQAEQWYRQAAARGHRRAALHLGAILERRGELKEAGRWYLTSAKDGEARAACALGFLLRDAGDTESAAVWWLRAAQDGNGNAANALGALHAERGETQTAERWYRAAMDAGDVNGAYNLGLLCAEQARTAQAEQWYRRAAYAGHREAANALAILLLQVGDASGAEPWFSKAAEAGSVDAAFNLGILHAGRGADKTALRWYERAAAAGHSEAALQVGIACLRDGDERAAERHLRCAAGGGSAEAAYRLATVLDARRPPAPAHELGEPATEKSECEEWYERAASQGHRRAQVRVGMLASARGDVVDAARWYREAAEAGSRNGAFNLGLLLAREGSEPEAALWWTRAADAGHGRAALRLALVYARRGELAEGQRWADRAVSLGPGEVSERAARLRDALRQELSA, translated from the coding sequence ATGGACGTTATGGGGGACAAGGCAACTCTGTTGGAGACAGGGCGGTTTGTGCAGCCTTCCGACCGGGACGAGACCGGCGAGGCTGCTGAGGAGGCGCGCCGACGACTCGCCGCGGAGGCGGGCGACGTCGAGGCGATGAGCGTTCTCGGAGCCATGCTGCTCCGCCGCGGTGATCTCGACGGGGCCGAGCCTCAGCTGCGCGCTGCCACGGCGGCCGGTGACCGGGCCGCCGCCAACAACCTGGGTGTCCTCCTGCACCAGCGCGGATACGCCGAGGAGGCGGCCGGCTGGTGGCGGATCGCCGCCGTCGCCGGATCCGCGGCCGCCGCGCACGCGCTGGGCCGCCACCACCGCGAGCGCGGGGACGAGCCCGCCGCCGAGTACTGGCTGCGCCAGTCCGCCGAGCAGGGCCACGCCCTCGGCGCGTACGCGCTCGCCGACCTTCTGGAGCACCGCGGCGACGCCGGTACCGGGGACTGGATGCGGGCTGCCGCCGAGCGGGGCCATCGTGAGGCGGCGTACCGGCTCGCGCGGACGCTGGACCGCAAGGCCGTGCAGGCGGGCGAGGACGAGGGCGACAACGGTGTCGCGGCGACGATCGCCGCACAGGCCGAGCAGTGGTACCGGCAGGCCGCCGCGCGCGGTCACCGGCGGGCCGCGCTGCACCTCGGAGCGATCCTGGAGAGGCGCGGGGAGCTCAAGGAGGCCGGGCGCTGGTATCTGACCTCCGCCAAGGACGGTGAGGCGCGGGCCGCCTGCGCGCTGGGGTTCCTGCTGCGGGACGCGGGCGACACCGAGAGTGCGGCCGTGTGGTGGCTGCGGGCCGCCCAGGACGGCAACGGGAACGCCGCCAACGCGCTGGGCGCGCTGCACGCGGAGCGGGGCGAGACCCAGACCGCCGAGCGGTGGTACCGGGCCGCGATGGACGCCGGCGATGTGAACGGCGCGTACAACCTCGGGCTGCTCTGCGCCGAGCAGGCACGGACCGCGCAGGCCGAGCAGTGGTACCGGCGCGCGGCGTACGCGGGGCACCGTGAGGCCGCGAACGCACTGGCCATTCTGCTGCTGCAGGTCGGTGACGCGTCCGGGGCCGAGCCGTGGTTCTCCAAGGCCGCCGAGGCCGGGAGCGTGGACGCCGCCTTCAACCTCGGGATCCTGCACGCCGGGCGGGGGGCGGACAAGACAGCCCTTCGGTGGTACGAGCGGGCCGCTGCCGCCGGGCACTCCGAGGCCGCGCTGCAGGTGGGGATCGCGTGTCTGCGGGACGGGGACGAGCGGGCTGCCGAGCGGCACCTCCGGTGTGCCGCGGGTGGGGGGAGCGCGGAAGCGGCCTACCGGCTGGCCACCGTGCTCGACGCCCGGCGGCCGCCTGCGCCCGCGCACGAGCTGGGGGAGCCGGCCACCGAGAAGAGCGAGTGCGAGGAGTGGTACGAGCGGGCCGCCTCCCAGGGGCATCGGCGGGCCCAGGTGCGGGTGGGGATGCTGGCCTCCGCGCGCGGGGATGTCGTGGATGCGGCTCGGTGGTACCGGGAGGCCGCGGAGGCGGGGTCCCGGAACGGGGCGTTCAATCTTGGGCTGTTGCTCGCCCGGGAGGGGAGTGAGCCGGAGGCTGCCCTGTGGTGGACTCGGGCCGCTGACGCGGGGCATGGGCGGGCGGCGTTGCGGCTCGCCCTCGTCTACGCGCGTCGTGGGGAGCTGGCGGAGGGGCAGCGGTGGGCCGATCGGGCCGTGTCGCTCGGGCCCGGTGAGGTTTCCGAGCGGGCGGCTCGGTTGCGGGATGCGTTGCGGCAGGAGTTGTCGGCGTGA